The Helianthus annuus cultivar XRQ/B chromosome 11, HanXRQr2.0-SUNRISE, whole genome shotgun sequence region tcactcctaacttgagggtagatttcgtgcaaaaatcaaagtatagctgagtgaaaatcatcaccaagtgtgggaatcacccctatcttgatgaattatttcgattgtgttgtaagagtgtcttcaaagcctccaagtgtgtattgtgttagccttaggaaaggcatgtatattaagagtccaaaagaaagtagagggaagcaaagaagatagaaggaaagttgttttaagcaacacatagtgaaaaagctcctaaactatagactaggcaaggcattcctaattccctatagttatggctctgataccaatctggcatcagagtactcctactatagactagggaaaagtatagcaagcctacctaattccctatagttatggctctgataccaatctgtcacaccccaaccgatggcggaaacatcgggatgagacgaacaaattgctcaaaacaacataacactattgtgacaatataatttaaattcaatttcataAATGCTAGAATGCTATACATTgttcaaataaacaaaacaagaTTCCAACATAGTTTATTCCTAGGTGTGTTTCTAATCCaccctaacttgattcttgaatccttcatctatcaacctgcaacatgtattaaaataacatcaacaaaagaatgttggcgagtatacaagtttgatacgtagcatagtagaataaaatagtttaagtactcatatccaacatgaacaacataatacaagttactaatatgctgaaacagtgtcactatatgtcaaacccaagtttccaacgcaaacaccccaagactcactcaagggcggtgcaTACTCCTATAGCATAGGAGtttaataagtataagaagtctaacaagtctcacaagtttaacaagtttaacaagtctaacaagtttaacaagtctaacaagtttaataagtttaataaggttaatgagcatatagacacgaaaagtttacccagcatacgagattaacaagcatcaaattgagTCATGTTTAAAATGGGTAGAGTGTGCgtataacaagtttcaagtgttgtgtaatttgaatatggaatacatgttgcacccaaagtgtttaaaacgaaaatgggatcgagtatactcaccttagagtgcgttgcgcTTCTTGGTAAGAGAATAAAACAATAGAGTTGTCCAAGAGGATTGCAAACGAgcgcaagagatttaccctattgtGATTGGGAATTCGTTAATTAATGTTGGTGAAATAAACAATGTGATAATGGTAAAATTAGTGAGAATTAATAATAGTAGTACTATTTCTAAAATGGTAATAATAATGGGAATCatatatgataataataatattaacctcattttttttatttcgaataatattaatatttatagtaataatgataataattttGTTActatttattaatataataataatattaatactgATAATAATAATGACAATGATAGCATTTTTTGATAATAACAttaatgtaatatatatatatatatatatattaatattaataataacaataacaataataataataataataataataataataataataataatgatattaataataatttCGATTAATTAGTGATATAATAATTCTGAaggtaaaaataataataataatattaatgatGATTCTGAATAGTAATAATTCTAATGTAGGAAAGAAACTCTAATTTCaataatagtattttttttttatttttatggtttaatAAGTCTGATTAATATGTATTTTAATAATGTTATTTATGATTAATATAGATTAATAATTTGTTAACAATcctgttttaatatatatatacataaccGGTTTCTAAAATGATATTAGTAATAACAGTATTAATAATAGTGAATATAGATAATAATAGTACTAACTGGTAGTATTGTTAGTAATAATAATACTGGTAGTTTATGATAATTAGTAATATCAATAGTAGTAATATGATAATTATGTTACCAGTATTAATAAAAAAGAAAAGGATTTAACCAGCCCAAATGAAAAGACCCGTGGGCCGGCTCGATTCCATGGTAACAGCAACAAAGACATTACCCTTGTTACTTGTTCTTATGCTTCCTTAAAACACAGGTTGGTCGATGTACAAGAATGACAAAGAGAATATACCGAAAACGACGTTACGCGGTTCCTTGTGATCTCCGATGAACTccagcgagttctaaatgctcgAACGTGGTGAATTAATCTCTGATGCGAACTTCGATCTCCGCGAGTTCTTCCGGCGACGGGCTCAGTTTCTCCGGTGAATTGGTTCCAGcgagagaaggaagaagggagGTGAAGGGTGAGGTGGTTGTAGGTGTTTTCCGGTGAGGTGTGGGTTCGGAAGTGAGGGACGTGCTCGGTATTTATAGGCGAGTTGAATGTGTCGGTTTAAAATGGAAACGATTTCGAAATACGGAAATAGTTCCGTGTATGTTTGGCAATCGATTCAAATGAGGAAGTGATTGATCTTGGTTTAAGGAAATGATCGGAATTCCTTGCTGTCAATCCTTGACAGTTGTCGAGAAAATAAGGAAGGAACGAGGTTACATCTTTTGGCGATTAAACAAGGAATTCGGTTTCCTGAATTATCGCATAATAGTTATTTGTTTCCTAATTTActcggatgtggcatgcccggccgagcgGTTAATGGTTCGTTTGTTATACTTGAGGACGCGAGTTCGAATCCTTCAGGGGccggttctcacccaggagaGCCCCCCTTTTTACTTCTTTTTGACTTAACtgaactaactgagttttctaactcagttagttgtGTCCTTTGATAATTGCTGACCTGGTTAGACTTAACCAGGTTAAGTCCAATGTTACAAAAGATTTGCTAACCAAGTTAGTTTAAATTAACTAAAATTCAATAAAATCCTTTTTATTTACTTATAATActattttatttagttaattaatttatttatttaattattataaatagcatatttctttattttaactagtaatatatattataattatttgatttaaCCCAAATTTCTGGTAATTTACCGAATTATCGTACGAATTCCCGATTTTGAACGgattagggtaatctcttggcaacgctTGATTCGAGAGCTGAGATTGGGATATCTTTCAACTGTTTTTATGCGAttgacatagtttaacgtgtTTTAACGTGCAATAATATAACATAGTATTAAAACAAGCAGATGATCAAAACGatgcattttttttttcattatgatccaagtctcgaaatACAAAGTAGGATAAAATGAGAGTACAACTGACTGAAATTGGAAAGTACAACCCATAATGCTATAAATAGGAAGATCAAAAATACGGAACGTTACAATGTTTGTTTGCCCAaagaagaggggggggggggttgggcaTTAAATCCATTTCGGATGTGAATAAATCGCTCATGGCCAAACATATTTGGAGTATTATAAGTAAACGTGACTCTATTTGGGTGCAATGGATTCATGACTACAAGCTTAAGGGGAGGAATTTTTGGGAGGTTCCTTGTCCGGGTAGTATGAGTTGGGGATGGAGGAAAATATTGTCCATTCGAGGTATTGTGAGACCCTTCATCTGGTATTTGCTCAAAAGTGGTATGCAAGCAAATGTTTGGAGCGATAATTGGTGCCATGTAAGTCCGTTGCGCTCATTTATTACTCCTCGTGCTATAGCAAATGCAGGTTTTAATTTGAAGTTGTCGGTTGCGGATGTAATTGATGCGAATGGGAATTGGAGATGGCCCCAAGCTTGGTTTGATTTGTTTCCGGTTCTAATAACTATTCAAACGCCCCAATTGGCTGAAAATGATATTGATCGTTTGGTTTGGAAAGATTTGGATGGTAATGTAGGTGACTTTGAAGCAGCTCAAATATGGAACACGATTCGAAACAGGGATAACATTGCGAACTGGGCTCATATGGTTTGGTTCTCTCAGTGTGTTCCTCGGCACTCATTTCATATGTAGCTGGTCATTAAGAACAAACTGAAGACTCAAGATCGATTAGCGGTTTGGGAAGCTGGAGTGCCACAAACCTTAACCTTATGTGCTGCCCGTTGTGTAAAAAGGGAAGAGATAGTCGGGATCACTTGTTTTTTCAATGTGCCTTTGCAAACAAAGTTTGGACAAATGTGAAGAGCATGGTGAATCTAGATAGTGTTGATAATACATGGAACTCCCTAATGGGTTGGATCGATCAATCATCCAAGTCGAAGAAAGTGGATGATATCGTTTGTAAGTTGGTAATTGCTGCGGCTTCCTATTATATTTGGCAAGAGCGGAATAGTCGGCTTTTTAGCTCATCTCATTTGACGGAGACACAAGTTGCGGAGAGGATTAAAAGCTCAGTTCGTTTAAGACTAATGGGATTCAAGTTTCGGCTGGAATTGGCTAGGAAGAGGATTTTCAGCATCTGGAAGATTAATGACAACAACGATCCTGATCCGGGCTAGAAGTTTTGTTTAGTTTAGAGTTTTTTGTTTCGGTCGTGTTGTTGGCCGTGGTTGTGTCTAGGACTTGATATGTTGTgtggttgttttgttttgttggtTGTTTGATTGTTTTCCTAGGCTTGGTATGCCAAGCCTAGTTGGTGTGTTGCTTTGACACACCTTTGTTTTTATTGGTTCATTTATAAAATTCATCGGGGTAACccttacccaaaaaaaaaaaaaacacattgtCCTACATCTCATaaaaaccatcatcttcttcctccctTCCTTCTTGGTCTCGGCCCAAGCACATCCACTTACCATCACCATTTTCACTTCACTTCCTAGCAATCCAAGGTGATTTAGAGGTGTATGGAGGCTATCTAAGAAGGTGTAAGGTGctagaagttgaaggacctcattgtggagcttttaacctctcattttcttccttgttCATCATCTTCATTCTTGTGCCACTTCGCTAGCaattagagctagtagtaagcttcttgatcactaaaataggtcatgtttatgttatgtacaagttccatcatctaaacaacttaactttTAAAGAAGAAAATGAGAAGATCTAAGATATTTATGAAGAAATCAAGTGATTACATGAAATTTTAGTGTATGTAATGAAGTTGTTGATGTTATATCTTGTGTTTATGTTTAGATCAAGTATGTTAaagcttagatctaacaagtttaagcatggatcttgaaggatccatggttaaacttgaagatgaacataTAAAGCATTATGTGAACATGAAAAATGGATTTTTATGCATAAACTTGTAAACTTGAAGTAATAAAGTGTGTGTTAAACTAATTTTTGAAACCAAAATCTATGTAAAGCTTGTTAaaaatttaacataaagcttGTTTATGGAAGATCTAAAGttattaagcatggatcttgaaagatccatggttacTCAAGATGTTAGAAATAATGATCTTTCTAATAGACATAAAAGTGGTTTTAGAACATGATTTAGAAACTTTAAAGACCATTAAACTCATGGATAAGTTGGTTAATAAAATAAAGCTCCATAAAAGTTTGTTTAAAATACTCAAGAACACTTATTTTTCGAAAGATCATAATATGTTTAGCgtagatctaaaagactacacatttttaCCAAGAATCAAGTTCACCATGATGTTTCATATGGAAAAATTAGTATATGTTGTTGATAATTATTGTTGGAAAATTGTTTTGgtgttaaaagaaaataaacacatgttttgaaaacatgggaaacctccattttttggggaaactatgtcaaaatttttataaagttttgacacttagaaaaatataagttttggtgaaacttattccctaaaaattcacctaaaaatatttaccaaggtttctcTAATCTTTGTGTAAGATTACAAGTCAAGAAATGGTGATTTCTTCAAGTTTAGAATTAATatgaagtatatatatttttagggataataaatatatttagtgatcaccaaattttgtgccaagtatatattatgtgtattatatatattagtgtattaggaacttgaaaatacactaaatactcccaaggagtatgaatacaaaaatacacatacaaatacATGAGAATACATAAGTATACAAGTATACAAAAATTCCTCACAAGGAAATACATGGACAAATACAGGAAAATATATTTACgaaaatatatttcttaacaTATTATTGAACTTGGGCATTTATAgacttaaatatatatttttggacAAATATGTAACCTATACCAAGTATTGGAATTTATACAAATATCAGGTGGATATCAAGAATAaccatatatatattttatagcatgacaaaatatatatatttcatacaagtgttaaaaatatattatttttaagaaatataattccggaaagtaataaaaatcaaagtattgatttgtggtaaataatacaaaatacacaagtatttacataaaatacaagtatactttcCTAGGAATACTTGTACAAAAAAcgatattgaaaatattatttcacaaaatacttatatttattttttggaaaataatataagtaacatacttgaaaagttaaaaatataaattatttttaacaacttttTACCTTGACAAAAAGACTTataaacacatatatatatattttaagagtGAAATATACATTTACAAATAAGCAATACATACTCAACGGGCAAGACCCGACAAACAAGGGCACGACCCTCACAAAGATTGAACATACAAGGAACATATACATGaacaaaagatggtgacttgtacttgtgtgatacaagtctagtgattAATATTAAtagaacacgtataggtcacgacgctacgaaaccaaccggtgaagtttacggtgTAGGATACGCAAAGTTgggagttcatgtccccacttttaaacttttacttgttttctaaacttggggaaaatacatgtgttatggtacGTTGAATActaaaactaaggaatgatactttaTATCATGTCACGAATAGAGTGCCATAAGCACAATTAATCAGTTACATACCactgacgggtggtcctttggacaacccttaagtatgttaaaacatgaaataatcctccatttagccgtgtaattatcttggattagataactacgatgcttatgtttcaggtgcgaatTAGGAGATAAGAGATGGATAAAAGGCAGCTCATGAATGCTTTGGTGGAAACGGGTCGAGAGAAGAACACAAGACGAAACAAAGGAGACAAGGCTGCtgagtaccgtaaattacggtcctaccgtaatttacggtagacatGATTTTTGTTGATTCTTGCACCGTAAACCAGGCTTGACTCACCGTAACACTTTGatgaccaccgtaaattacggtggagccgtaatttacggtggtgccTGAACGTGAAAAGTGTAACTGCCACAATATACTCGTTTTTTGTGTGTCTTTTGGTATTatctcatcattgacggttcttgGAGACTTGGGAGGCGAATTTGGAGTATTTGCTTGCTTTGTGAACAATTctaaacattcggtttgtgtttttaattcgtatgaacactagattaatgttgatgatgattcaccgagccatgtccggctaaactcttcggtgatcatcttaggtgaatgtttctaagacttttgtgtgttaaatttctgcatttctagaatgatatcttgcgttgcttgaatgtcatggtgtatgtttgattgattGTAGCGTGTTAATCTATATTACAATTTCTGGTctcgatcgtacgttcttggtgccgttggcaaccgagatatcacgggaagggttagggttggttattggttaataggtcatcgggaaacaacctcgcattatctaatccgagtactttgttcccttttatcacttcaatcacacatacacgagttatgtctatgtaactctttctagtgaaattgcacacaactgttcgaagaaactgaaacctagggtgatcaCTGTTCTCTCCTAATTATTTACAacctactttgatttgaattagttcttaagttagttttccaaaacaacaatccacaatcttgaattttaaatttctgcaatttagtttaattttagtataaatacaaagctacacaatcaacacattttccacatactccctgagttcgataccctactaccgctaactacagttgtttagggattaaatttgcgtgacccacgacatcacgtcaaattttggcgccgttgccggggagtagtgcgcaacgtgtgttaatttcatagttttgtttgttattttcgggtttacgctggttgtgtttagtgtgcaggtacttgaggtgtatgcatactagaggctctcacaggtcatcaccgctatcgtttgatccggaaattgaaagaacgctacgACAAAACCGAGTTTTAGTGCGAGAAAACAAAATTATGGGTTCACctacttcacccattacaccgagaaacatcatggctgattctcagataccacctacaaccagtcaaacaacctcatcctttatacctacttccacccaaccatcaccaaacactacattacctaataccaccgCTGGATTTACACCAACCAATTCCACtcaaccaatcaccactcaaaATGAGCCTACCATCACTTACgatccatccaccacaatcccaccattatctcacttctttcccccaactacgggtcaatcatcatctACCTTCACAATTGCACCCAATTCAACTATTGTGCATACTACCCCATCCTTTAGACCACAACAATCGGGTTTTCAGTATTCAAACATTCCATTTGGGCAAACCTCGGGAATGCAAGGGGGTGattatgatgagggatttgaagaCTTTGAGGGGTATGAAGATGATGGGTATGGTTATGGAgattatggtgatcaaggggattttgggtatgttcagagtcaatctcaagggatggcgagtgttggtggaatgcaacatcaacaacttataccacaacatattcggccaagaccacaagggccaccaatgccACAACCGATTCCATTGCAACAGGTCCGGCCACAACATGTACACCAACAACCATTTCAAAGACCGCCTCAGCGCCCACCGATGCGAccacaacagtttcaacaaccgatcgcaccacaagggcaagtaccaagACCGAATGGGCCGATTATTCCGAGAGGTAGGTATGGTGTGCCACGAAGACATCTTAGAGAAAATGCAAGGGGAATAGAGGCACATTTCAGGCCAATCATTACTCAAAACCCCTCACCGGTGGTTATCcctcacaacaaccaagggagaacttttgaagtaagaacaaactcgttgcaaagtttaccgaagtataaagggttagcaacggaggagccgtatttccatctagaggcctatgactcaatttgcaacacttttgggagtcaaggtttttcggccgatgaagtcaagttagtcttatttcagttttctttggaggataaggcaaagaagtggttctacactttgccttcggcatcaatatatacatggggggagatgcaacaaacctttttggatgaattctacaccgcccaaaagaccaatgatgcgcgGAAGGGgttgagaagttttcaacaacaacacggtgagatgttccatgaggcgtttgagcgttttaacatgatgattaaaaactgCCCTCATCATGGGATTGAGTTATGGGAGTTAATGAACGCTTTTCATGAGGGGTtaagtgccgaagatgcacgggATTTAATGTCTATCACCGGAGGGACATTTGGAACGAATtatgagaatgaagattgggagtttttggagagtatggcaactacatcaaaaaggAAAGCCCAAGCTTCGAGGAGAGCCCGACCGACAACTAACCGACCACAAGTGCATGCCATAGATGAaggtaatgttcaaactactaatcaaatttatgatgtgtgtgctttgtgtaatgaaataggtcacgcggctgaaaattgccaaggaatgttggaagggcaatatgaggaAGTTCATGCGGTCCAAGGTCAAGgccaaggaggaggtggtaggaactacaacaacatgaattctaatacctaccaccccgggttgaggaatcacccgaactttagatatgggaacccgtcaaatcaagcgaacccaaattttcaaggtagccaaggtaattttggttcacggccatcttataataaccaaggtgggtaccggggcggaaataaccaagggtatcaaaaacaataccaaacgggtcaagatcAAGGGGGatcttcgggtggaaatgaggTGATGGAGATGCTTAAAAGCATGCAATTGGAAATGCAAAAGCGAAATCAACTTGATGAAGTGCGGATGCAAAAAGATGAGGTTCGTGATAAAAGCATCCAGTCACTAACGACTCAAATGGGGcaattagcaaccgatgtggcggaactaaagaaaggtaagggtcaacttccaagcgacacaaaggtaaacccttcacatggttcgtcacgaggtaatgttaatattaaccATGTTAGTGTGTTAAGAAGTGGTAAAGAGTTTaaggccaatttgtcacccgaattggtcgAGGGGGTGGTTGAGGACATCACGGGAATggaaagtgatgatgaacttgtaccggttaaaccaaaagaaacaacTATTAAAAAACCGGGGTTGGGTGAAAGTGAAAAAAGtaaaaatgaaaagaatgaaaaaatagagggtgaaccgagtcaagttccattcccatcggctttacttgacccgggaaagaaaaattttattgtgtcaaggggtcctcaaaaagaggaaatttgggatatgttcaaacaagttaaaataaatctcccacttcttgatgcaataaaacaagttcccgcttatgcaaaattcttaaaagaattatgCACACAAAAGaggcaaaacaagaaaaaagtgcctaagcgggtagatttgaccgggcaagtgagtgcggtgttgaatggggagcttcctcctaagctccaagatccgggcacgccattgattaatgtacaagttggtaattttcaaatggctaaggcgttgctagatcttggagccggagttagcattttaccggggggattatacgaccaatatgactttggtccattAGCACGGGTGGAGACGatggttgttttggccgatttgtctcacaAGTTGCCccggggtatggttcaaaatgttattgttaaaattgatgagttttactaCCCGGTGGACTTTTTGGTTTTGGActactcatcggcggaccctaaacAACAAGAAAACATAAtcttgggtcggccatttttaagcaccgcgcatgctattatcgattgtagatttggtacagttgatatggcattcggaaatcgaaaaatgcgtttgaatgttttcactaacaattctaatgctaatggtgttgatgagtgttttatggcagacatagtagatggatgcaacccgcatgagtatgaggaggatggtttggatatttgcctgtgtgacttttctgaacaggtacatgcttatgcactacggGTTGAAGAGGAGGCACAAGATGTGATGGCGCtgaaagaaggtagaccaccatggacccatcaattcgagggtctaccggtggaaatcgattcgggtacaaaaccatcgttggaggaaccaccaaagttagagctcaaggacttgccgggccacttgaagtatgtatttttaggggataatgacactttgccggtcattattgcctctaatttggaagtggcacaagagcaagccttgatggaggtgttaaaagcgaacaagggtgctattggatggacgattgccgatcttaaaggaattagtccatccatcgTCATGCACAAAATTATCACAACCGAAGATGCcaaaccgacacgagaagctcaaaggcggttgaacccgaacctaagggaggtagtaaaaaaggaggtaattaaatggttggatgcgggaatcatctatccgatttcggatagtgcttgggtgagtcccacccaggttgtgcctaagaaggccggcattcaagtagtcaaggacgaaagtggtgaacaaattgccacccgaccggttaccggatggcgggtgtgtattgactacagaaaactgaatgccgccacttctaaggaccatttcccgctaccttttattgaccaaattattgaaaaattgtcgggtcaaaaatattattgcttcttagatgggtattcgggttataatcaaattgccatacacccggatgaccaacacaagaccaccttcacatgccCATAAGGCACTtttgcctttaggcgaatgccgtttgggttgtgtaatgctccggcaacttttcaacgatgtatgatgagtattttctcggacatggttggagagtcgctcgaagtgttcatggatgatttttccatttttggcactacttttgatgcttgtctcaacgaattgcaaaaggttttaaaaaggtgcgttgagaaaaatttggtgctaagttgggagaaaagtcacttcatggtgcaagagggcattgtgttgggacacgtgatttcggaaagggggatggaggtggataaggcaaagataCGGGTAATTTCATCGTTGCCACCtcctaaaaatgttaagggtgtacggtcattcttgggacacgcgggtttttatcgacgtttcattaagggttttagtgttatcaccaaacccttatgcaatttgttattaaaagatgtcccgttTGACTTTACTAATGAATGTATGCAAGCGtttactgttttgaaggaacatttggtcaaggcgcctatcttgcaaccacctgattggtcaaagccgttcgagataatgtgtgatgcaagcgataccactattggtgcagttttgggtcaacgggttgacaagaagccggtggttatctactatgcaagcaaaactttatccgaagcgcaacttaactacaccacaaccgagaaggaattactagcggtggtgtacgctttggataagtttcgctcgtatatttggggaagcaaggtaGTAGTTTATTCCGATCATAGTGCGGTTCGGTATTtaatggagaaaaaggatgcgaagccgcgtttgattcggtgggttTTATTGTTGCAAGAATTTGATCTAGAGATCCGAGACAAGAAAGGAAGCGAGAATGTAGTCGCGGATCATTTGTCTAGGATTCCGGTAGAGGG contains the following coding sequences:
- the LOC110942676 gene encoding uncharacterized protein LOC110942676, whose amino-acid sequence is MAKHIWSIISKRDSIWVQWIHDYKLKGRNFWEVPCPGSMSWGWRKILSIRGIVRPFIWYLLKSGMQANVWSDNWCHVSPLRSFITPRAIANAGFNLKLSVADVIDANGNWRWPQAWFDLFPVLITIQTPQLAENDIDRLVWKDLDGNVGDFEAAQIWNTIRNRDNIANWAHMVWFSQCVPRHSFHM